The genomic DNA CCATGCACGCCATGCGGAACTCGCGGATGTCGCGCAGGATTTCGAACCCGTCCCACTGGGTGACGTCGTGGCCGTAGGAGCCGACGAACTGCCGGTAGTCTTCCTCGGTAATCCCGGCCAGGGTGAACGCCTTGACCGCTGTGGAGACCAGGTCCCACTCGGGCGGGCCGACCGAGCAGCGTTCCAGGTCGAGCAGGACCACGCGGCCGTCGTCGGTGGCCACCACGTTCCCGATCCACGCGTCGCCGTGCACGACGCTTTCCGGGAGACCTCCGGGCAGACTTGCCCAGCGCGCGCGCAGGCCCGCCAGGTGCTTCCGCATCCACGCGCGGTCCGGCTCCGTCAAGGTGGCCGCCCTGTCGATCCGCTCAGCCAACCGTACGAATGGGTCCAGGCGGCCGACGTCGAACGTGGTCGGCGGGGGGAGGTCGTGCAGGAGGCGGAGCGCGGCGGCGACTTCCAGCGCGGTGCCATGTCGGTGCGGGGGCAGCTCTCGCCACCATGTCACCGCGCGGCCGTCGATTTCGGCGGGCTGCTCAACGCCGGGGAGGGCCTGGACCGCGGGCACCTTGTGGGATTCGAGCCAGCGAGCGACGCGCACCTCGCGGGCCGCGGCCGCCACCTGCCCGGCCCTGGAGACACGGGCGATGATCCCTCCGGGGAGCCGGTAGAGGGCGTTCTCGCCGAATCTGATCAGCTCGGCGCCGCGCAAGTCGATGCCTGCCTGCTGACATGCGGCCCGCAGGATGGACTTGGTCGCGGTCTCTGCTTCGCGCGCGAGGGTCATGCCTGGATCGCCGTTCGGATCTGGTGACGGAGCTCGGCCACGGGGGTGCGCCCGTCGTGGGGTTGAGCAAGACGATGCAACTCTCGCATGTCGTCTTGGGCGCGGCAGGAGCGGACCTTGCCCGCATCACCGATGGCGCGCATACCGATGACCGCCGCCTCGTCCGGATCGCCCGTGGCCATGGTGAGGGAGGCGAGCTTAATGCCGCTGATCGCGCGGGACCGCACGTAGGGGGCGACGTGCCCCTCGACCGCCGTGCCGAGCCGCTGCGAGGCGGCGGCCGCGAACCGGTCGCTCTGCTTCAGCGCCAGATCGAACATGGCGTGCCCGGTGTCGCCGGCGTGCTGGGCGGCATCGTAGTAACGCATCCACGGCCTTTCGTCGGCCGGGCGGATGCGCGTGAACTGCTCGTCGGCCTTGCCCACGGACTCGAGTGTGCCCTCGACCATGCCGAGCTTGGCCATCGCGCGGGCGCGGGCGGTGTACAGCATGGCGCGTTCGGCGGGGGTGAGCCGGTCGGCGCGCACCAGGGCGAGTTCGACCAGCGTCAGCCCGTCGTCGGCGTCGCCGCACCAGATTGCTTGGCGGGCCATGAGGGAGAGCACCTTGGCTCTCAGGTGCCAGTCGCCGGCTTCTTCGGCGCACGACAGGGCGAGCCGGAACATTCGGCGGGCGTCGTCGTGGGCGTAGGCGTCGAAGGCCATGGCGGCGGCTGAGTGGCCGAGCCAGCCCACCGCGACGTACAGCTCGTCGTGCAGGGCCCGCGGGCAGGTGGAGTGCTGCAGGAGGCTCACCGAGTAGCGCAGTTGGGCGTTGACCGCGTCGCGGACGAGGCCGCCGCCGTAGGTGTGGTCCCACGCCGAGAACACTCCGGCGATCGTGCGCAGCTCCAGGATGTCGGCTGCCTGTACGGCCTTGGGCACTTCGGCGGGCTGCGCGAACTGGGCCAGGTCCGCGAGCGTGATGGAGACGGCCGCCCCCAGAGCGGTGCGGAAGAATCCCTTGCGGTTCACGTCCCCCACCCCCTCCACCGCAAGCGCAGTACTCGATCTTCGTGCACGCCGGAACCCTAGGTCCGCGTCTGTTTCCGCGCCCAAGATCGCCCGAAGCGCCTCCCGGTAGTCCGCCTGGGGCCAGCGCACCAGACCACGCTCCAGCTTGCCGAGGTAGTTGGCCGTCAGGCAGGTCACCCGCTGGTGATGCGTGTAGATCCAGGCGTTGACCAGATCAGCGAGATCTTGCCGACTGGCGCTCTCGCCGGGCGTGGTGGGGGAGGTAAGGCGTTCTCGTGCGCGCCGTAGCGCATCGTTGCGATCAGGCACGGGGGCACTCCTCTCCGAGGGTGGCACGCACCGGAATCGTCGCATAGGGCAGACGGGA from Nonomuraea africana includes the following:
- a CDS encoding aminoglycoside phosphotransferase family protein; translated protein: MTLAREAETATKSILRAACQQAGIDLRGAELIRFGENALYRLPGGIIARVSRAGQVAAAAREVRVARWLESHKVPAVQALPGVEQPAEIDGRAVTWWRELPPHRHGTALEVAAALRLLHDLPPPTTFDVGRLDPFVRLAERIDRAATLTEPDRAWMRKHLAGLRARWASLPGGLPESVVHGDAWIGNVVATDDGRVVLLDLERCSVGPPEWDLVSTAVKAFTLAGITEEDYRQFVGSYGHDVTQWDGFEILRDIREFRMACMAAQVAGENPVRHPEVEHRLACLRGQRGARPWTWTAVP